The Lepeophtheirus salmonis chromosome 3, UVic_Lsal_1.4, whole genome shotgun sequence genomic interval tttaaatatatacagaagATGATGGTAAGTTAATTGTTTACTATCATTGACTTACATAAGTGGTATTGTTGTGGTTCTTTACAAATACAATAAGCTTCATGTTTACAAAACATCAGtcacaatattatatattagttattattaaagcaGGTATATGGCTCGAAATAGACCagtttataaatatgtagttaGTTTGCAATCACAATCAGTAATCACATAGGCGAAAAAACATCGCGATATTTTTTGGGTGTACGAGTTTTAATTGTTATTGaaaacctgaacagtgtttttatttttaaggctGTTATTATTGCTCTTTTTAATCCTTTAGTCGAAAACATATAAGTAAAGTATAAAGCGTAACAACGTGTGTATTAGACCTGTTCAAActgtaacttttttctttcaaaccttctaatatttgacttttcccGTTTTCCAaggtatatagaaaataaatatatcagtcatttggattttggacctAGGCTATGCTTGCCACATGggccttgaaaatttatgtttgtatttctaaaaaaaaggaaaaaaaacgtCATTGCATATATTCTTTTGATTATATCTTCGCAATCGCTCATTATATAGCattgatatgggtatcaaatcaaagacAATAAGATGTGCTTCagtgtgtataaatatattattaacccTTCATTTGTGCCCATGGATAAATTTTAGcccaaatataataaacaagatgttttttttaacaaaacgtatttgcatacaaaaaaaacccTTCAAATAGGTCTTGAAAAACACAGTGGATTTACATTATTGAGTAGtacatggacttcaaagaagattggTACTAAGGTGGTGGAATGTGAAGGTGCGTCCCTTAGATTATGCTTTCTGATTTGCTGAACTGAGTGATGTCATAAATGTAATAGTCAGTcagaaatgaaaacaataatataaccCCGTGAGTTGAGAATGTATCAAGGTGGTGGATGATATATACTCTCTTTAATGTATGGGTTATTCAAGGAATATCAATTCTTAAAGTGGGATCCCATGAACAAGGGCTTCACTTGGTGGGATCTCATCTCTTTGAATGaaaggatcgttcattgtgcaggTGGCTCTTCATATCAAGGTCTGCGATAGTTACTTCTGATCTcgttaatcatttttatttaaatatatatgcatacatgCCTCCTCATCTTCTCTActgaatcatcgtatacttttacatataagaactaaggagttaaataaaacgacagaataattgGTACTGAAATACCCTGTGAGGAGCAGGGAGGGCcgcttctttgaaattattaagagtcaactctgcttcgtctcatACTCTTTGGAAACTTTTCCATAAGTCCTTCAGTGTTCTTGATGTATGTAATGGAGAAATCACTCATCTCAATCACATTTATATGAATTCCATTCGGACTTTGTGATAGACGGTCTATacagataattatataacctgggcACTTTAAGCTCAcgcctgatttctttattactattGAGTCACTTTTGTCTTTGGGAAATAAGTGGAAGATGATTTTAGACTtgtaaagataatgtgcttatcttttctcgatattttggtctgcattggatattctattctgctatgacatataaatagttatttggagctttttgggatattatatattttacaaaatatataacaaacctcTTCACTTCTGTAGACTTATGTTGAAATACCTGAGTGTCATTGCAATTCACGAGTTTGTTGGGTCGAGAATCATTTTCTAAACAGACAAATTGGTTTTCACCATATTGTAATATtagagaagacctctccagaaTGTCAGGAaggacataatttaaagagagatACGAAGTTCTGCTTAAGTTTTGAGAAGTATATGAAgaaggatcccactaagtcgatgaatcgcctcgccaaccaCATCTCTGTGGCTCTTAgaaccatcaggagggctataaagcacaacttgagattagtttcttttacaattacCCTACGCCACCTTCTGagagagggcatgaaagccaggaggctcgagatgTGCTAGAAAATCCTACATCCTACTATAAGGTGtataggtacaccatcttgacATGACTGAAGACAACTATCCGTAGGATAACTACGCTTGGACTCAGGAcaatgccccccccccctcacacGTCCTCCAAGTGTCAAAAGTTCTGCTCAGATAACATGGCTTGATTTtagtccaaagagatatggcccacTTGACTTTTCTAAATGGGGCATTTTCGAGAGGGAAGCCAAAAGGAATTTGAGGGGGTAGGACTGTGATTGGATTTTTATTGAGGTTAATTAGCTTGagatgtcatttttatttattaattttagaatttttttaaaaaggttctgaaattttttatttttaataaaatgaaattttcttaaCATTTATGTCATTACGAGTATTACATCCCTAAGTAGAGCTATATCCCCTACAAGTCATGTCGGTAAAATAATGGAGCGGATTGTTAACtggaaaaaacttatttctagTAGGCAAAACGGATTCCATCCTAATATGTCGTGTGTCTCCAATCTAATTTCTTCCTGGAATGTTATCGTCAGTCGTTGTAACTGTAACCATAACCGTGTtgttatatactttgattttagCAAGGCCTTTGATAAAGTCCTTCACGGGGAACTTCTCTTTATGTTGTCTAACATCGATATAAAAGGTCGGTTGTTTCAGTGGCTTAGTTCCTGGCTGACGAATAGGATACAGACTGTAGTGATTAATTCCACTGTTTCTGAGCCTTGTGACTTTACTCCATCTGTTCTGCAAGGTAAGGTACTTGGAACCACACTCTTTGACATTTATATTAACTACTTAGtggataatttttcagaagGTACGTTTTTATATGTGGATGATACGAAACTCATCTGTTTTGATTTAAAGTCTGTCAGTGATgtctataccaaatttattaactGGAGTGTTACTTGGAGAATGCCTATATACGTAAATAAATGTTCCCTGattcctttctccaaaaaaaagactttatcCACCCAAGTCTTAAGGTGGCAGATTATTATTTGGAATTAGGAATTTACATCTATCGTGATATGGAATTAAAGAGGCATACATTAAAAGGAAGGCCAATCGAAACttgggaattattaaaagaagcttcaaatCTCGATACCCTTTGTTTATGGTAAAACTTTATCAACTTTATGTACTCCTGATTTTAATGTATGGATCTGAGATCTAGAATCCTTCAAAAAACTACCCGAGTAAGTTCTTAGAAAAGGTGCAAGCCAGgtttgttcctttttttctgTCATTTGGTGAGTATGAGATCTatgaatgcaaaatcaaaagagtACCCTTTATCACTTTGTCTCATAGACGTgttattaaagatataattacgctccaccaaattttaaacaaaaagataaacctaTCTCCCCCAACCTGGATACTCAATAAAGGCTATCTCTTCTGCAAAACGAGACTCTCAACTCTCATTACCATTTACCAAGCAAAACCAAAGATTTACATCTTTAAGCATAGTTTCTTTTACAGATCGACAAGTCTTTGGAATACAATATCTTTGCTTTCCCCAGAGAAGTGAGACTGACCTATATATCTTTttagtaaattcttttttgtgtgtgacacgtatatatatatatatatgttctttacatttaaagtttactttattatgttttttttcctttccaatgtcacttttgataatataaaaagaatgataatttttatattttataagcattaaaCATAAGTCGACTTTGTAGGCTTTTTGATCGCCActggtcgaaataaataaataaataggcaGAGGTCTGGggcacatttataaatataggaaTATTAAGTACATTTATCAAGGATGTGATCACAATTCTGGAGttttagttgtataaaattttaattttgcttgtatttatatttccgTTGGAGAGGGGCTCGATTTCCATGTGCCTCAGTATTTTTTGTGGTTCTAGGACATGTTGCCGAAAGCCACTTTGCCAAATGACTTCATTGCCGAACGAATACATTGAGGAACGAccactttgccaaaaaaaaaaaaaaaaaaacaataaatttgatgatgattcatgctccaATACTATGTAACTATGATTTTCAATTGCCACAAATTGCAGTAATTAAGTcttgattgattaataattgattaatttagcAATGaggatattttaaaagttatctcGAAACTCTAGAAAAAAAGCAATAACAGTctcccaataaataaattagaaagataaaaaatgtttaaagaagagtTTCAACCAATGATTGCCAATTGAGATTTAATGGACAATGCGAATTGGATTAAATGCGTTGAAGCTCCTATATACCTGATCAAGTTCAGATCAACACACTTCTATACCGAAGTCGTCTCTGACTCTATAATTCTCCAGATTTTTGTGATTGGAGTAGGGTCAAACTTATACTACACAATGATTACAAGTCTCTGCGAAAAGCTAACCCAAAAGTATTcacataagaatatttttgaaatcatcaatttttttttgaaaaaaaaattgacaaattaaatataattataatataatatataaaaatatttgaaaaatccacagctattcactaAATATTCTTACCCCTAAATTcgcataaaattttttcatcctgactaaaaaaatttatagtaaaaagcaaaaaatccataactttttttttttttttttttttttgggggggggggctctAGCAGCCCCTGCCCTAACCCTGCAGATACTAGAAAGTAGCACTCCCATTacccaaaaaattatctaaattacCCCATTTGGGGTAATTTACCATTGTTCCCAGAACAATGTTCTATAGAGAtatactaaacttttttttggaaatacagtAAGTTGCTATCCTATGTTAGAGTTGTGAGGAACGTGGGTTtcctttggaaaatatatattgccacAAAATGGTTGggcagaatattttataaaattaaaataatttcaatttagcCTCAGAGTTTTTATTGTtgcgatttatgaaaatcagttaattgcacACCAATTTCtagtaaacaataaaatattttttcaattgaatttcGTAATTTGAGATATACAACAATtctttgaaaacaaataattcCATGGATAGCGATGCTAAAATTGTTGCCATGAGATTCATTATCATACGAAGATTCTAAATTGTTGTCTGTAAATCAAGCAGTTGTAACCCGATTTATTTTGGAAAccccaatatttttaagaccttttcCCAAACGCCATTCACGAATTACTTAATCAATTATTCGTCCAccattatatgaaaatatatgttgtcaattcaatttaaaaaatttttctaattataaaaccTGTTTTATTACCTTTTGGAAAAAGGTATCCTGTAAATGTATTCATTCTGAGTGCATTGAAAAAGACAAGAATGGGTAAAAAGAAAATCCCTTCATTCTAAATACATCTCAACCCATTCAAAACagttaaaatcttcttttttttttggtcaacaCCCATACTGGTAACTCAAGGTCAGCATTTATTGTAGGCACTACATAAAGTGTTTAATGCCCTAGAGTGGgcattgttttcttttgtataacCTATAGAAAAGAGCGAATATGAAGGTACATATGGCTCTCtctatatatgtaggtatatctAGATATATAAACTAGCAAATAATCATCTAACAAAACATTGTTTGGTTAGCATTCGTTGGCTGGAAGACTCTATCACTGTATGTTATAACAATGGATAGATATTCATTACGAACCATCCTTcaatttattcttcctttttatccATAACTAGGCCCCAAGATGATTTTAGCTGCCTCCATTGTTATCGCCCTTCTCAGTACTGTCCATAGCTCAACAGTTCCAGTATATCCCGCCAATCTTGATCCCAATGTATGTCCTAACTATCCCTTCTGCGGACCCTCTCCAACTGCTCCAATTGCGGATCTTCCAACTCCTATTGTAAATGGACAACCCGTCGCACCTATCTTGAACACCGTCCCAGATCAAACCGCTTTCTTTCAACAGGCTCAACTCGTCAAATCCCCAGCAGACTTCCCTGTTCCAATCATCAACGGACAGCCCGTTGCTCCAGTCTTGAACACTCTCCCCGATCAAACTGCTTTCTTTCAACAAGTAAGTATTTGTTAGCCCCAAGTATTTAGCTTATCCCTAATGCATCAAATGTATAGGCACAAGTTGTCAAGTCTCCGGCCGATTTCCCTGTACCCATTATTAACAATGAGGCTGTTGCTCCTGGCCTTAACACTGTACCTTCCCAAACCCGGGCTCATGAAAACCACCTTCAAATTTCTCAGCAACAACAATTGGCTCAACTTGCTGCTGCTCAACAAATCCAAAttcagcaacaacaacaaatcATTCAAGCTCAAAAATTGGGAATTTTGAAACGATAAATCGATggacatggattttttttttcttcatatgttTGAGGATGGACtctctaaattaatttaataaaaatatgtaccttCAGCAGATTattgaactgatttttttaatattaaggatGGATACTTATGGCTAGAGCTTCTCATGATGTCAACCCCATCTTAACTTTGTATTTTGGTAACTAGGCTAACATTTTCAAGTCATTCCAAAAAGATCAGAAATGTGAATTTCTTTGCACTGCAACGTGCAAAACAGAAGGTATCAGACGCAAATGTTGtttcattttacaattttttctgagttgtatatttatattcgtTTGTTACCAAAAGGATGAGGAGTGACGCCATCTTGCGATAAAATGATTCAACTACctgaatgataaaattatttaatatttttaccaagACGTGCatgtattatacattttatttcaaattattttattaatactttaaataaccccaaaattgagtaaaaactAGTCAATAgactacataataattataattatgttccaCTTTCAACCATAAGGaagatacataataaaacaaactcgCTAAAcctcttcctaattccttttttttattcgtaataCATTCTCCATTTTTCCATTAGTcaaataattcgtttttttggtttttaacttctttttttttggtacatttacgaatctaaaaaaagtttgagacacggggaatcgatcttgtttatgaaaaaaatcaacatatcaGAAAAAAACTTACTCTCCAGAGGCCAGGAATCTGGTCTCACTAGAATGAAACATAAGTAAATAAGTCAGAATTCTGAGCAACTTTTATCTTATGATTAAGGCCTGctgtatctgtctctgtttttcaaataaatacctTATTACATATTACTTAAAGAAGAAGCATATATTTTAAGGGCgcgtgagaaaaaaaaatactctacaGACCCAGTTtgtttgcagaaaaatattgaaaatatgtcaAAAGTGATGCTCGAATTTACATATTTCGAACAACAGAAAATGGTCTTGGAATTGATgtgatctttattgtatcaaaaatttgtgaaatatttttatgcaggAGATGAAAAAGgggatcaaatatataaaagaaaatcataGACAATTGAGTACATCTTAGAAAATAATCAAGTCTGAGACATTTGAAGCTCCCATCTATTTTACACCAAagagataattaataatataatgacaAGAGCTGATATGTGGTAATTTGTAAACaagttataactaaataaatatatagataaataaatactctgGTTATGCGTTTTTCCTAGCAGACatacatacaactataatataatattatagagattatttgtaaattaacattcaaaattgaattttacaaCAACTACATACTGTTAGcccaccttgcagataatatacTACACATGCCCGATaggcctaaattaagaataatgccACACTATTTTCGAAAATAGAACACTCTAAAATATGGAACGCTGTTCAAGATCAATTAAAATAGACTGACCGGAAACAGTTTTTATTCGAACATTACGCACTGACGCACTTATTGTTGATCCTGAGtggaattttttgtatatttagatCATTTCACGAGAAATTTTGATGAGGAAACAGATTTTACTCAAGTTTAGTATtcatcaaaatgatatttttgatgaatatttgatcattgatatattataaagcaaatCAATGATACACAAGTATAATACGAgtgtggtttgaaaagttttcgGCCTCAACGTGAAAGCTAAAAGCTATTTACTAGgcataatataaacattaaaataaataatttaataaatgtatatcctATAACAAGTTTTCAATTTAGTGCATGGCAGATACATAATTTAGGTCTCAGCTTCAATCTTGAATTATGCAATAACTACACATTTCTCCTTCATAATATTTACGAGACAGTTACTTTTGCCTTTAAAGATacaaattgcattaaaaaaactgaaacttTTTTTGGAGTGATTGGGATAATGGCCGCAAAAGGGGGTGCGGTCAATAAATCCTAAATCTGTAATTATCGATAACTTCCTTTCCTTTATAGGGGTAATAGTGAGGGTTTTTTCGAAATCTGCATCAAAAACTGATGAGAcatgcttatttttatttctttatgactATTCTTTGACATAATAATGCCACTTTTAGTTTTCGTCGTACGTTGTAGTCAGACCATAATATTGGAAACCGGATCTTAACAACAAAAACGTCAATATCTCTAGATATGTTGATGTAAATGAACTCTAAATTTAGCTGAGTTATCAGTGCATAGTTCCCTAGAAAATatctgaaaatgaagaaaatcggAGAACCTTAGTTCACAGCCCttgttgatttgacatggatttactttagtcacatctatttagcatctgttaTCAGTTACTCACTAGAGTTTCAGCTCTTTTAAAGGCGTAGTTTTTATGTAGCATACATTTGAGTGAGTGGATATGAGTacgtttgtcaaaaaaaattctgaatttttatttttctattcttataaCTCTTCACACTTCTCAAAGTGATGCTCCCATCTTTGCAAACCCTTCTGTCTGTTACTTCACTGAGAGatgttttcttttctataaGAGCAATACATTTTCTCCCCAGAAAATCCTATCAAAGGCAGCTGTGttgttaacaagggtcttaattcagtagtaccttAAGACCCACTCCCGCCTTCTCAACGTTCAACCAAATTGCCTACCTGTTtggcatatattatattatttaaaaagaacgGAACCTTCCGGTTGTGAAGAAGCTGCCAGAGGGCCATTAAGCACAACTTAAGTTTCCCATACTTTAACAGAGCCCTCTaagtataatagaaaaatagttgAGCCAGTGAGTAATTTAGACTCACTAGGGTCCTTGATGGTCAGGGAAGAGACGGCGGTGGGGTTTTTGGTGCATGGTCAAAGTATTGAAcgacaaagaaataaaaaagactcaAGAGTAACCCATTGTTTAAACATATATACAGTcctagaaatatttaaaaaaatacgtagaAAGAGTTTTCAATCATATCATTCTTTTGCGTCAtattgaacttctttttttttttggtttattgttaggaatattttagaaaatgtgatttttaaagggtctttgatgctcagggaagcattGGCGGTGAGTAATAACTTACCTTTTGATTgtaaatgagttttattttgtccgaatacagtataaatttcaatgaaaatgcataCCACTATCAAATTGCTTCCAATGAAATTggatccttaatgatcaaattgcctccaatgaatagtttaaaaatcaaattttccaaaattattttacttgacaatgtaaataaaagtaaattgattactctattggaaatttagCACATTGTCCGTaacatataaaagaataaagaataaattataaaatagccatgaTGTATTAA includes:
- the LOC121114635 gene encoding uncharacterized protein, whose translation is MILAASIVIALLSTVHSSTVPVYPANLDPNVCPNYPFCGPSPTAPIADLPTPIVNGQPVAPILNTVPDQTAFFQQAQLVKSPADFPVPIINGQPVAPVLNTLPDQTAFFQQAQVVKSPADFPVPIINNEAVAPGLNTVPSQTRAHENHLQISQQQQLAQLAAAQQIQIQQQQQIIQAQKLGILKR